GGGAGCGTTACCTCGATCGGTGGGTAGGCGGTCATGTGTGCGTTGATCGCCTCTAGAACGGCGTCGGGCAGCGGCACGTCTCGGACCTTGCGCCCCTTCGGGAGGCCGAACATCTGCTTGTTGCTGACCAACTTCACCTGGCGCCGAACGTGCACCTCGCCACGCTCGACGTCGATGTCCTCGGGGGAGAGGCCGAATATCTCGCCCTGCCGCATCCCGAGTTCGGCACCGAGCCAGACCATGGGTTGGTAACGCGCCGGCAACTCGTCCCGGACGGCAAGCGGTAAGTGGCCCTTGGAAGTTGTCGAGGATGGTCAAGGAGGTTTCGTGAGTGAGGCCTGGGTCGAGGCGGTCGTAGCAGCCTACCGCGACCGGTACAGGGTCAACTCGGACCTTCCCACAGGAGGGGGAGCGTCGACCGATGCTCAACGGGCGGATCGGCGGCGTGCTCTACAAGCCGCGCGGCGTGCCGCCGACAGCGCCGCTGAGAGGCCGCCGGTTGAGCTCGGTGTCGCCGCCGACTTCGCGGCCGTCGGGGCGCCATAGGACCGTCCTTGCTACCTCGATCCACAGGCGGCCCGGTTGGGCTCGGCGAGACGGACGGTTCCACCTATGCAGGATTCCTCGTCACCCACCCCGGAGGTTGCGATGCTGCTCCTGCTCATCGCGGTGCCCGTCGTCATTCTCGCCACGTTTGCCCAGAGGCTTCTCCAGGCATGCGCACCGTCCAACGTGCTCATCCGCTGCGTCCGTACCTCGCGCCCGACCATCGGCGCGGCCGCCGCGCTCTGCGCACTCGCACTCGGGTGCGTGGCGGCGGTGCACGCGATTTCGCTGGCAATCGCAACCGGCGCACCTGGCTGGCTCAACCTCGTCGTCCTAGTCCTCGCCTGGGACGCAATCAAGTTCTTCGGAATGGTTGCAGTGCTCAGTCTCCGACTCCTACGGATCTTGGGCCGGCCTCTCGATGGCCGTGGTAGTGGCACGTCCAGGCGGTACCGCGCCGGGCCGATTCGCCGCTCGATCTCCGAATCGCTCCGGTGCCGGCGGCTCCATTCCATCGATGGAGCGCCCTCCTCTCCGCAAGCTATGGTCAAGCTCTCGACTGGAACGGCTTTCGCGTAGATCGAGGCCGTCACGAGTGCGCGCCATGACCGCCCTCGATCGCCACAGCGCTGGGGCTATGGCTCCGGAGGTCTCAGTGGCCTACGAGACTGAGCTTGGTGCTGTGTTCCGCGGCAAGGTCGAGGACTTCCTCGACCTCCAGGGCAAGAAGCTCAAGGGCAAGGTGCAGCTGGTGTTCTTCTCTCCGCCGTTCCCGCTCAAGCGGAAGAAGAAGTACGGCAACAAGGACGGCGACGAGTACCTGGCCTGGCTCCAGAAGCTCGCTCCCCGGCTGGCAGACCTCCTCACCGAGGACGGCTCACTCGTGGTCGAGATCGGGAACGCCTGGGATCCGGGCAAGCCGACCATGTCGCTCTTGCCGCTCCAGTCCCTGATGGCCATCGCCGAGGGCGGTGACCTCAACATCTGCCAGCAGTTCGTCTGCAACAACCCCGCGCGGCTGCCGACGCCGGCCCAGTGGGTCAACATCGAGCGCATCAGGGTCAAGGACTCCTACACCCACCTGTGGTGGATGTCGAAGTCCGAGCGGCCGAAGGCCAGCAACCGCAACGTCCTGCAGGACTACAGCCCCTCGATGCAGGCGCTGCTCAAGCGGGGTCACTACAACCACGGCACCCGCGACTCCGGCTACGACATCGGCGAGACATCTTTCCTCACCAACAACGGCGGCGCGATCCCCTCCAACGTCTTCAACTTCAGCAATACCGTCGCGAACGACGCCTACCGGCGGTACTGCCGAGAACACGGCCTCAAGCCACACCCCGCGCCCATGCAGGCCAAGCTCGCCGACTGGTTCATCCGCTTTCTGACCGACAAGGACGACCTCGTGTTCGACCCGTTCGGGGGCAGCAACACGACGGGTGCGATGGCCGAGCAGCTCGGCCGCCGGTGGCTCGCGGTCGAGCCCCTCGC
This Jiangella alba DNA region includes the following protein-coding sequences:
- a CDS encoding DNA-methyltransferase, whose protein sequence is MTALDRHSAGAMAPEVSVAYETELGAVFRGKVEDFLDLQGKKLKGKVQLVFFSPPFPLKRKKKYGNKDGDEYLAWLQKLAPRLADLLTEDGSLVVEIGNAWDPGKPTMSLLPLQSLMAIAEGGDLNICQQFVCNNPARLPTPAQWVNIERIRVKDSYTHLWWMSKSERPKASNRNVLQDYSPSMQALLKRGHYNHGTRDSGYDIGETSFLTNNGGAIPSNVFNFSNTVANDAYRRYCREHGLKPHPAPMQAKLADWFIRFLTDKDDLVFDPFGGSNTTGAMAEQLGRRWLAVEPLADYIAGSKGRFEQFHSRPPITRR